A region from the Ichthyobacterium seriolicida genome encodes:
- a CDS encoding transposase, with amino-acid sequence MNYFFMMETPRQIILPVFRRGNSHSNKWYVSILKRIIMKIRERYPEMEIIIRSDSGFGCAAFYQLVDDFDLLYVTGIASNEVLKRKVSRSKNAVKKNVFRSGREAPTFYQFQVQS; translated from the coding sequence ATGAACTATTTTTTCATGATGGAGACACCAAGACAGATTATTCTTCCTGTATTCCGTCGAGGAAACAGTCATTCTAATAAATGGTATGTGAGTATTTTAAAGCGAATAATTATGAAAATACGTGAGAGATACCCAGAGATGGAAATAATTATTAGAAGTGATAGCGGCTTTGGTTGCGCTGCTTTTTACCAATTAGTAGATGATTTTGATTTACTATATGTGACAGGCATAGCGAGCAATGAAGTTTTAAAAAGAAAGGTATCTCGGTCAAAAAATGCTGTAAAAAAAAATGTATTTAGATCAGGGAGAGAAGCACCAACATTTTATCAGTTTCAGGTACAAAGCTAA
- the truB gene encoding tRNA pseudouridine(55) synthase TruB, translating into MTLEEYQSGQTILIDKPLNWTSFDVVNKLRYSIKKFFDIKKIKIGHAGTLDPLASGLLVVCTGKRTKSISEIQNSDKEYLGQLKLGATTPSYDCETNEDAFFHTDHISEELIIDTAKKMIGKQSQIPPIFSAIKKDGKKLYDFARNNIAVDIPSREICISSFEISQIKMPFISFKVVCSKGTYVRSLANDFGKELKSGAYLTSLRRTRVGGFYIKDAIGIDEFIP; encoded by the coding sequence GTGACTTTAGAAGAATATCAGAGTGGACAAACTATACTGATAGATAAACCTCTTAATTGGACATCTTTTGATGTGGTAAATAAACTGAGATATTCTATAAAGAAGTTTTTTGATATAAAAAAAATAAAGATAGGGCATGCAGGTACTTTAGATCCGTTGGCTTCTGGCTTATTGGTAGTATGTACTGGCAAAAGAACTAAAAGTATTTCAGAAATACAGAATAGCGATAAAGAGTATTTAGGGCAATTAAAGTTAGGCGCTACTACTCCTTCTTATGACTGCGAGACTAATGAAGATGCCTTTTTCCATACAGATCACATTTCAGAAGAGCTTATTATAGATACGGCTAAGAAAATGATAGGTAAGCAATCACAGATTCCTCCTATTTTTTCTGCTATAAAAAAGGATGGCAAGAAATTATATGATTTTGCCAGAAATAATATAGCTGTGGATATCCCATCTAGAGAAATATGTATTTCTTCTTTTGAAATCTCGCAAATAAAAATGCCTTTTATATCTTTTAAAGTGGTTTGCAGCAAGGGGACTTATGTCCGTTCCTTAGCTAATGACTTTGGGAAAGAACTAAAATCAGGAGCTTATCTGACATCTTTAAGGCGCACTAGAGTAGGGGGTTTTTATATTAAAGATGCTATCGGTATAGATGAATTTATTCCATAA
- a CDS encoding SIMPL domain-containing protein, which yields MKFKSILSILVILIMVSCGRVSQNERNKNTMTISETIKMNFPADLVVVNFDIFNVNRNSSSAARVVEERVDKLMEIFLSNNFKKESLKIQNFSIREEFEYGYYNSKKRVVGYRASQNLILSVAYSKDNMKKIFDLFGNSGVEASLFLSFTISDMDKIEEVLIEKLVEKSNKKARIISENMGVTLLRAIDIIVNPDMTSRHNKNQSFGTLTAEMSKNINENIGPVDIELSSSSQITWHIK from the coding sequence ATGAAGTTTAAATCGATTTTATCAATATTAGTAATTCTGATAATGGTCTCTTGCGGACGAGTTTCTCAAAATGAGAGAAATAAGAATACTATGACTATATCCGAGACAATTAAGATGAATTTTCCCGCTGATTTGGTCGTAGTCAACTTCGATATTTTCAATGTCAATAGGAATTCTTCTTCCGCCGCTAGGGTTGTAGAAGAGAGGGTTGACAAGCTTATGGAGATATTCTTATCAAACAATTTTAAAAAAGAGTCTTTAAAAATTCAGAATTTCTCTATTAGGGAGGAATTCGAATACGGTTATTATAATTCAAAGAAAAGAGTTGTGGGATATCGTGCTTCACAAAACTTAATTCTCAGTGTTGCTTATAGCAAAGATAATATGAAAAAAATATTCGATTTATTTGGAAATAGCGGAGTAGAAGCTTCTCTCTTTCTTAGCTTCACGATTTCTGATATGGATAAGATAGAAGAGGTTTTGATAGAAAAACTTGTAGAAAAAAGCAATAAGAAAGCTAGGATTATAAGTGAAAATATGGGGGTCACTCTTCTAAGAGCAATTGATATAATTGTCAATCCTGATATGACATCACGCCATAATAAAAATCAAAGTTTTGGCACATTAACTGCTGAAATGTCTAAAAACATTAATGAAAACATAGGTCCAGTCGATATAGAGCTAAGTTCTAGCAGTCAGATCACTTGGCATATAAAGTAA
- a CDS encoding bifunctional folylpolyglutamate synthase/dihydrofolate synthase: MNEIEYKEVLDWVFNQLPVYQTDGIKAYSKIDLRNIISITSTLNNPQENFKSIHVGGTNGKGSCCHMLSSILQECGYKVGLYTSPHLRDFRERIKINGIMIPKDYVMSFILKNKVTFKKYNASFFEMTVAMAFQYFSDQKVDIAVIEVGMGGRLDSTNIVNPLVSVITNIGIDHTHYLGNSIAEIAWEKAGIIKPHTPIVIGQTQEDIRDVFIKKSTEEKAPIYFADQSKSDTIDYTSDLKGHYQVHNKKTVLQTVEILKKHFNIDTNSVKRGLSNVIRNTGFMGRWQIMSDSPITYCDTAHNLDGLSLVLKQIDAERNKKAKLHFILGFVEDKDIVPIVELFPKDASYSFTQANINRALDSKVLQGKFMEKGISGNVYKDVRTAYEYVKNIADKDDFIYIGGSTFIVSEII; encoded by the coding sequence GTGAATGAGATAGAATATAAAGAGGTATTAGATTGGGTTTTCAATCAATTACCTGTATATCAAACCGATGGAATAAAAGCTTATTCAAAGATAGATTTAAGAAATATAATATCTATAACATCTACTTTAAATAATCCTCAAGAAAATTTTAAAAGTATCCATGTTGGAGGTACAAATGGAAAGGGATCTTGTTGTCATATGTTGTCCTCTATCTTACAAGAATGTGGTTATAAAGTTGGATTGTATACTTCACCTCATCTAAGGGATTTCAGAGAGCGCATAAAGATAAATGGAATAATGATTCCAAAGGATTATGTAATGTCGTTCATCTTAAAAAACAAGGTGACATTTAAAAAATACAATGCTTCATTTTTTGAGATGACAGTGGCCATGGCTTTTCAATATTTTAGTGATCAAAAAGTAGATATTGCCGTTATTGAAGTAGGTATGGGTGGACGTTTAGATTCTACTAACATTGTAAATCCCTTGGTCTCGGTAATTACCAATATAGGTATTGATCATACTCATTATCTAGGCAATAGTATAGCTGAAATAGCCTGGGAAAAAGCTGGAATTATAAAACCGCATACTCCAATTGTAATAGGTCAAACACAGGAGGATATTAGAGATGTTTTCATAAAAAAAAGTACAGAAGAAAAAGCTCCTATATATTTTGCAGATCAAAGCAAAAGCGATACAATAGATTATACTTCTGATTTAAAAGGTCATTATCAAGTTCACAATAAAAAGACAGTTCTGCAGACCGTTGAAATACTAAAAAAGCATTTTAATATCGACACAAATTCTGTAAAAAGAGGTTTATCTAATGTTATTAGAAATACAGGCTTTATGGGCAGATGGCAGATTATGAGTGATTCTCCCATCACATATTGTGATACAGCTCACAATTTAGATGGTCTTTCCCTTGTCCTAAAGCAGATAGATGCTGAGAGAAATAAAAAAGCTAAGCTTCACTTTATACTTGGTTTTGTAGAAGATAAAGACATAGTTCCTATAGTAGAATTATTTCCAAAAGATGCTAGCTACAGCTTTACACAAGCTAATATAAATAGGGCTTTAGACAGTAAAGTGTTGCAAGGTAAATTTATGGAAAAGGGAATATCTGGAAATGTCTACAAAGATGTTCGTACAGCTTATGAATATGTTAAAAACATAGCCGATAAAGACGATTTTATATATATAGGTGGCAGTACATTTATAGTTTCAGAAATAATTTAG
- a CDS encoding ExbD/TolR family protein — translation MNLKSRNKVSAEFAMSSMTDIVFLLLIFFMLTSTLVTTDAIDLILPKAVSGKNLENRMVSVSISNNLEYYIDKTLVRRENIESELKKIFLSEKEPNLAIRAEENVPVKNLVEIMDIANRNKYKVILAVRTK, via the coding sequence ATGAATTTAAAGAGCAGAAATAAAGTCAGTGCTGAGTTTGCTATGTCGTCTATGACCGATATAGTCTTTTTATTACTCATATTCTTTATGCTTACTTCCACTTTGGTAACTACCGATGCCATAGATTTAATTCTGCCTAAAGCAGTCAGCGGCAAGAATTTAGAAAACAGAATGGTCTCTGTAAGCATCTCTAATAATTTGGAATACTATATAGATAAAACCCTTGTTAGACGTGAAAATATAGAATCAGAATTAAAAAAGATTTTTCTCTCAGAGAAAGAGCCTAATCTTGCCATTAGAGCCGAAGAGAATGTTCCTGTAAAGAATTTAGTCGAGATAATGGACATTGCAAATAGAAATAAATATAAAGTCATTCTAGCGGTCCGCACCAAATGA
- a CDS encoding MotA/TolQ/ExbB proton channel family protein — translation MIFLSLILHDKIGQDTTVPALDAPDNTLSVIDLITSGGIGGRTIIFVLFLLSIITIYVFVERFLAIKSAGKIDPNFINNIKDLVSNDRIDSADILCKQIDSPVSRMIGKGISVINKPLKDIEASIQNVGKIEIYNLEKNIGILATIAGVGPMIGFLGTVIGMVLAFHEMSVSGGHVDVQMLSKGIYTAMTTTIAGLIVGIFAYVLYNFLVVKTDKVIHKMEANTTEFLDLLNKPS, via the coding sequence ATGATTTTTCTATCATTGATATTACATGATAAAATTGGTCAAGATACTACTGTGCCAGCTCTAGATGCTCCAGATAATACTTTGTCCGTTATCGATTTAATTACTAGTGGAGGCATTGGAGGTAGAACCATAATATTTGTTCTATTTCTTCTATCGATTATAACTATTTATGTTTTTGTAGAGAGGTTTTTAGCTATAAAATCGGCTGGAAAAATAGATCCTAATTTTATAAATAATATAAAAGATTTGGTATCTAACGACAGAATAGATTCTGCAGATATCTTGTGTAAGCAAATAGATAGCCCCGTATCTAGGATGATAGGAAAAGGCATATCAGTAATTAATAAACCTCTTAAAGATATAGAGGCATCTATCCAAAATGTCGGTAAGATAGAGATATACAATCTAGAAAAAAATATAGGCATATTGGCTACCATAGCTGGTGTCGGGCCTATGATAGGGTTTTTAGGAACTGTTATAGGGATGGTATTAGCTTTTCACGAAATGTCAGTTTCTGGAGGACATGTAGATGTGCAAATGCTATCAAAGGGAATATATACAGCTATGACAACCACGATAGCTGGTTTGATAGTAGGAATCTTTGCATACGTATTGTATAATTTTTTAGTTGTAAAAACAGACAAGGTTATACATAAAATGGAAGCAAATACCACTGAGTTTTTAGACTTGCTAAACAAGCCTTCTTAG
- a CDS encoding porin family protein, which translates to MITGIILMKFMFFPPKEESVELKVKVTNSFNTPLYDVNSSLIGKDTTYNRKSDKKGFLIFKKLNKGEYELLLTSDGYENNSISLDLVNDTVISVEMQQAYSYKLDEIHLEDEINNYYNKEKRAFVFKMDKENEKIYGMSTDELLEDNPIIHKDGLGKIKTLGKDATIFIDGEKIALSEEELIQHLKSVPAIDIEEIEIIPNPSAYYGVNNPVIKIKTKVIKKGYSLTNKIETGYFTYPRIRNDFSSSLKIGKHQFDLKSSIDYDKRAVVSKTTSKLKGESITELNSTNELEELAYSGGLRYKLIPTNNQLLIAKVDYTYFPYEDNSSKYDLNSFKGDNSIYRKNNFFYTKNRSKMFFNYTIETENSNLRISLVYNNRENKDRKNGITQTRSISNYMLKAYGYSNYYHLNNSISYEIRPLKEISFSTTFEYLVFNTSTEKKYYPLNVEALEVDNKILTNTFKYKEETFLSHLGFIWDIARPLTLNAKLGIKNSFVSEQTHKYKRNNLILEPSISLQYMKSMSNIFGLSFDKIVIHPTFDKLNSTGNIEGPNFEYEQGKVDLLNIKIYELSSYWIFRNKMTVFSSLSLVRDYIAQSNIVRGIRIIKTYRNTEDIYTLSLGLMYNDYKIIKNLYLDIAVISNPSIYLGEVQFLSIISNRLKYKNKFVNLELYNSNYFGGMLDNKLKVFDLGLNIYKKYGSISYSLEISNILRNRINTIIYDNLNSLHFDEFRFNDNFGIHLRLVFTIENDKINKNDKFQPKNYRDKTQSIIR; encoded by the coding sequence ATGATTACAGGCATTATCCTTATGAAATTTATGTTCTTTCCTCCGAAAGAAGAATCAGTAGAACTGAAAGTAAAAGTTACTAATTCTTTTAATACCCCCTTATATGATGTAAATTCTTCCTTGATTGGAAAAGATACCACATACAATAGAAAAAGTGATAAAAAAGGGTTTTTAATTTTCAAAAAATTAAACAAAGGAGAATATGAACTTTTATTAACTAGTGATGGTTATGAAAATAATTCAATCTCACTCGATCTAGTTAATGATACGGTTATTTCAGTAGAAATGCAACAAGCCTATTCATATAAATTAGATGAGATACATCTAGAGGACGAAATAAATAATTATTACAACAAAGAAAAAAGAGCTTTTGTATTCAAAATGGATAAAGAAAATGAAAAAATTTATGGAATGAGTACAGATGAACTGTTAGAAGATAACCCTATAATCCACAAAGATGGGTTAGGAAAAATAAAGACTCTCGGTAAAGATGCAACTATATTTATAGATGGTGAGAAAATTGCTCTCTCCGAGGAAGAGTTGATACAACACTTAAAATCTGTGCCTGCTATAGACATAGAAGAGATAGAAATAATTCCGAATCCAAGCGCTTATTATGGTGTAAATAATCCTGTTATTAAGATAAAGACTAAGGTTATAAAGAAAGGGTATAGCCTTACAAATAAGATAGAAACGGGTTATTTTACTTATCCTAGAATTAGAAATGATTTTTCATCTTCTCTAAAAATAGGTAAACATCAATTTGACTTAAAGTCTTCTATTGATTATGATAAAAGAGCTGTAGTGTCAAAAACGACTAGCAAGCTAAAAGGGGAAAGCATAACGGAATTAAATTCTACTAATGAACTAGAAGAACTTGCTTATTCAGGAGGGTTGAGATATAAATTAATTCCGACAAATAATCAATTGCTCATAGCGAAGGTAGATTATACTTACTTTCCTTATGAAGATAATTCATCTAAATATGATTTAAATAGTTTTAAAGGAGATAATAGTATATACAGGAAAAATAATTTTTTTTACACAAAAAACCGTTCTAAAATGTTCTTTAATTATACAATAGAAACCGAAAATAGTAATCTAAGGATTAGTCTTGTGTATAACAATAGAGAAAATAAGGATAGAAAAAATGGAATAACTCAAACAAGAAGTATTTCAAATTATATGCTAAAAGCGTATGGATATAGTAATTACTATCATCTGAATAATTCTATTTCGTATGAAATACGACCTTTAAAAGAAATAAGTTTTTCTACGACATTTGAATATTTAGTATTTAACACAAGTACAGAAAAAAAATATTACCCCTTGAATGTAGAAGCATTAGAAGTGGACAATAAAATTCTAACAAATACATTTAAGTATAAAGAGGAAACATTTCTTAGTCATCTAGGTTTCATTTGGGATATAGCTAGACCTCTGACTTTAAATGCTAAACTTGGTATAAAAAATAGTTTTGTTAGTGAACAAACACATAAGTATAAAAGAAATAACCTAATACTAGAACCTAGTATATCACTACAGTATATGAAAAGCATGTCTAATATTTTTGGTTTATCTTTTGATAAAATAGTAATTCATCCTACTTTTGATAAACTTAATTCCACTGGGAATATAGAGGGGCCTAATTTTGAATATGAGCAGGGGAAAGTAGATCTTCTCAATATTAAAATTTATGAATTATCATCATATTGGATTTTTAGGAATAAAATGACTGTATTTTCTTCTCTTTCTTTGGTTAGGGATTATATCGCGCAATCCAATATAGTTAGAGGAATTAGAATTATAAAAACATATAGAAACACAGAAGATATATATACGCTAAGTTTAGGATTAATGTATAATGATTATAAGATTATTAAAAATCTATATTTAGATATCGCTGTAATATCAAACCCCTCTATATACCTTGGGGAGGTTCAATTTTTAAGTATTATCAGCAATAGGTTAAAGTATAAAAACAAATTTGTTAATCTAGAATTGTATAATAGTAATTATTTTGGTGGAATGTTAGATAACAAATTGAAGGTTTTTGATTTAGGATTGAATATCTACAAGAAATATGGTAGTATATCATATAGTTTGGAGATTAGTAATATTTTAAGAAACAGAATAAATACCATTATTTATGATAATTTAAACTCGTTGCATTTTGATGAGTTTAGGTTTAATGATAACTTTGGTATACATTTACGCTTAGTATTCACTATTGAAAATGATAAAATAAATAAAAATGACAAATTTCAGCCAAAAAACTATAGAGACAAAACTCAGTCTATTATTAGGTAA
- the mnmE gene encoding tRNA uridine-5-carboxymethylaminomethyl(34) synthesis GTPase MnmE: MIDSNTIIAVSTAPGIAAIAVIRLSGPDAIKVTDEVFHPSNGHKKLCDRPTHTISLGLIKQGEDIIDEVLISIFRAPKSYTGENVVEISCHGSTYIKQRIIQLFIDRGVSLAKPGEFTLRAFLNGKMNLSQAEAVADVISSENQLAHQTALQQMRGEFSNDLKQLRQKLINFASLIELELDFSQEDVEFADRSELLDLLNVIELKTKSFIDSFSLGNAIKCGINVVIVGAPNSGKSTLLNALFNEEKAIVSDIAGTTRDVIEDELVIDGISFRFIDTAGIRKTENQIEKIGVQKTFEKIDVSRIVIYVLDSTDDIEEKKEKILDIKRQLKSQILIVLANKIDLVVDKKQLQSELIDFDNVLYISAKNKEGIDQIPKLLRAFVDKDMLKSGSTVISNIRHYESLLRVGDSIDMIKKGLNEGFPQDLIALDIRSALNNLGLITGEVTNEDLLGNIFQNFCIGK, from the coding sequence ATGATCGATTCTAATACCATCATAGCTGTATCTACAGCCCCTGGAATAGCAGCCATAGCGGTAATACGCCTCTCAGGACCAGATGCTATAAAGGTTACAGACGAAGTTTTTCATCCTTCTAATGGTCACAAGAAATTATGTGATAGACCTACACACACCATATCTCTAGGGTTGATAAAACAAGGTGAAGACATAATAGATGAAGTATTAATATCGATATTTAGAGCGCCTAAATCGTATACAGGAGAAAATGTAGTAGAAATATCTTGTCATGGATCTACCTATATAAAACAGAGAATAATACAGCTCTTTATAGATAGAGGAGTATCATTGGCAAAACCAGGAGAATTTACCTTAAGAGCTTTTTTAAATGGGAAAATGAATCTTTCTCAAGCTGAAGCGGTGGCAGATGTGATATCATCTGAAAATCAACTGGCGCATCAAACGGCTCTACAACAAATGAGAGGAGAGTTCTCTAATGACTTGAAACAACTGAGGCAAAAACTGATAAACTTTGCGTCTTTAATAGAATTAGAATTAGATTTTTCCCAAGAAGATGTGGAATTTGCCGATAGATCAGAGCTATTAGATTTATTAAATGTAATAGAGCTCAAGACTAAGAGTTTTATAGATTCCTTTTCATTGGGCAATGCCATAAAATGCGGTATTAATGTAGTCATAGTAGGAGCTCCTAATTCTGGGAAATCAACCTTGTTGAATGCCTTATTCAACGAAGAGAAAGCCATAGTGTCAGATATAGCAGGCACTACTAGAGATGTAATAGAAGATGAGTTAGTAATAGATGGCATAAGTTTTAGATTTATAGACACTGCAGGAATAAGAAAGACCGAAAATCAGATAGAAAAAATAGGAGTACAAAAAACTTTTGAGAAGATAGATGTCTCTAGAATAGTCATCTACGTTTTAGATTCTACTGATGATATAGAAGAGAAAAAAGAGAAAATATTAGATATAAAGAGGCAATTAAAATCTCAAATACTGATAGTATTAGCAAATAAGATAGATTTAGTAGTTGATAAAAAACAACTACAAAGCGAGTTAATAGATTTTGATAATGTCTTGTATATCTCTGCAAAAAACAAAGAAGGAATAGATCAAATACCTAAATTATTGAGAGCCTTTGTTGATAAGGATATGTTAAAAAGCGGTTCAACTGTAATCTCTAATATCAGGCATTACGAATCTCTTTTGAGGGTTGGCGATTCCATAGATATGATAAAGAAAGGGCTCAATGAAGGTTTCCCACAAGATTTAATAGCTCTAGATATTAGAAGTGCCTTAAATAACTTAGGGCTAATAACTGGGGAAGTCACCAATGAAGATTTGTTGGGCAACATATTCCAAAACTTCTGTATCGGCAAATAG
- the ychF gene encoding redox-regulated ATPase YchF: MKCGIVGLPNVGKSTLFNCISKVKVKSDNFPFCTIDPNVGIINVPDARIYELEKIVKPEKIQPATVEIVDIAGLVKGASKGEGLGNKFLSNIRETNAIIHVLRCFDDNNIIHVDGSVDPIRDREIIDTELQIKDLETLEKALVKTQKNARTGNKEANRELAILNKYKEALESGLSAISVEALQDEIDFINNMMLLTSKPVIYVCNVDESSAKSGNKYVDKVRESVKDENAQILVVAVGTEAEISELEDTEERDIFLSDLGLEEPGINKLIRSAYSLLNLQTYFTAGKKEVRAWTIKKGYTAPQAAGVIHTDFERGFIKAEVLKYEDFISLGSELACKEAGKLHIEGKEYVVCDGDIMNFRFNV; this comes from the coding sequence ATGAAGTGTGGTATAGTAGGACTCCCAAACGTGGGAAAATCAACTCTTTTTAATTGTATATCAAAGGTTAAGGTAAAATCAGATAATTTTCCTTTTTGCACTATAGATCCTAATGTTGGAATAATAAATGTTCCAGATGCTCGCATCTATGAATTAGAAAAAATAGTTAAACCTGAAAAAATACAACCAGCTACCGTAGAAATTGTAGACATCGCAGGTTTGGTAAAAGGAGCTAGCAAGGGAGAGGGCCTAGGAAATAAATTCTTATCTAATATAAGAGAGACAAATGCCATAATACACGTTTTGAGATGCTTCGATGACAACAATATAATACATGTAGATGGCTCTGTAGATCCTATTAGAGACAGAGAGATTATAGATACAGAACTTCAGATTAAAGACTTGGAAACCCTAGAAAAAGCTCTGGTTAAAACACAAAAAAACGCTAGAACAGGCAATAAAGAAGCCAATAGGGAATTGGCCATACTAAACAAGTACAAAGAAGCACTAGAGAGTGGTCTTTCAGCTATAAGTGTAGAAGCTCTTCAAGACGAAATAGACTTTATCAACAATATGATGCTCTTAACTAGTAAACCTGTGATCTACGTATGTAATGTGGATGAGTCTTCTGCTAAATCTGGCAATAAATATGTAGATAAGGTCAGAGAGAGTGTCAAAGATGAGAATGCCCAAATATTAGTCGTAGCCGTAGGGACAGAGGCCGAAATATCTGAGTTAGAAGACACCGAAGAGAGAGATATTTTTTTAAGTGATTTAGGCTTAGAAGAGCCAGGAATAAATAAATTGATACGTTCGGCTTATTCCCTTTTAAACCTTCAGACTTATTTCACTGCTGGAAAAAAAGAAGTAAGAGCCTGGACCATAAAAAAAGGATATACAGCTCCACAAGCGGCAGGAGTCATTCACACAGATTTTGAAAGAGGCTTTATAAAGGCAGAAGTCCTAAAATATGAGGATTTTATATCGTTAGGATCTGAGCTAGCCTGTAAGGAAGCTGGCAAGCTCCATATAGAAGGAAAAGAATACGTAGTATGCGACGGCGATATTATGAATTTCCGATTTAATGTATAA
- a CDS encoding RNA methyltransferase: MRKLKNSELKRETVESFKSSEKIPLIIVLDNVRSANNVGSIFRTCDAFLVEKIYLCGITPVPPNRDIHKTALGATDSVEWEYKKDTVELIDELRRQNITAIAIEQVEDSLNLNQMKVIKDEKFAFIFGNEVRGVDQKVINVCDYCVEIPQYGTKHSLNVSISAGISIWNFFKDFSSHS; this comes from the coding sequence ATGAGGAAACTAAAAAATTCAGAGTTAAAAAGGGAGACTGTAGAGTCTTTTAAATCTTCTGAAAAGATTCCTTTGATAATAGTTTTAGATAATGTGAGAAGTGCAAATAATGTAGGTTCTATCTTTCGCACTTGTGATGCCTTTTTAGTAGAGAAAATATATCTGTGTGGAATAACTCCTGTTCCTCCAAATAGAGATATTCATAAAACAGCTTTGGGAGCTACCGATTCTGTGGAGTGGGAATACAAAAAAGATACTGTAGAACTAATAGATGAGCTAAGGAGACAAAACATTACTGCAATAGCCATAGAACAGGTAGAGGACAGTTTGAATCTGAATCAGATGAAGGTGATCAAAGATGAAAAATTTGCTTTTATATTCGGAAATGAAGTGAGAGGGGTAGATCAAAAAGTTATAAATGTATGTGATTATTGCGTAGAAATCCCACAATATGGAACTAAACACTCTTTGAACGTATCTATAAGTGCAGGAATCTCCATATGGAATTTTTTCAAAGATTTTTCATCACATAGCTGA